The following are encoded in a window of Lactobacillus intestinalis genomic DNA:
- the dprA gene encoding DNA-processing protein DprA: protein MNKTDFLLRLKLERGIGYVKMLQIASQLDSEKVEAAQLKQLDLPEKLIESSLQAFYNEKYEKIIDRIRKQCSVISFFDDLYPNKLRQIYQPPLILFARGNTNLLKRPIATIVGARQATNYSQVVIDELMPNLIKKYVIASGLARGVDGMAHGSALHHGGKTVAVVGNGINHFYPAQNQFLQQEIVEKGLLISEYLPDTPPKPFRFPERNRILAGLSDLVIVTEAREQSGSLITANMALHENRDVYAVPGPITCDLSKGPNRLIEVGAIPIVDFKLEEPFQNIE, encoded by the coding sequence ATGAATAAAACAGACTTTTTATTACGATTAAAATTAGAACGCGGTATTGGATATGTAAAAATGTTGCAAATTGCTAGCCAGCTTGATTCTGAAAAGGTAGAAGCTGCTCAGCTAAAACAACTTGATTTACCAGAAAAGCTTATTGAAAGTAGCTTACAAGCTTTTTATAACGAAAAATATGAAAAAATCATTGATCGTATTAGAAAGCAATGTAGTGTAATAAGCTTTTTCGATGATCTTTATCCGAATAAATTACGGCAAATATATCAACCACCATTGATTCTTTTTGCACGGGGAAATACCAATTTATTAAAGAGGCCAATTGCAACTATTGTTGGAGCTAGACAAGCTACTAACTACAGTCAAGTTGTGATTGATGAATTAATGCCTAATTTAATTAAAAAGTATGTAATCGCTAGCGGGCTTGCCAGAGGTGTAGATGGAATGGCTCATGGATCTGCATTACACCATGGCGGAAAAACAGTGGCGGTGGTAGGAAATGGAATAAATCATTTTTATCCAGCTCAGAATCAGTTTCTCCAACAGGAAATTGTAGAAAAAGGGTTATTAATCAGCGAATACTTACCTGATACGCCACCTAAACCATTTCGTTTTCCTGAACGCAATCGAATTTTGGCTGGTCTATCAGATTTAGTAATTGTAACTGAAGCCCGAGAACAATCAGGCTCTTTAATCACTGCTAATATGGCATTACATGAAAATCGTGATGTTTATGCAGTCCCTGGACCAATTACATGTGATTTATCTAAAGGACCAAATCGTTTAATTGAAGTTGGGGCTATCCCAATAGTTGATTTTAAGCTTGAAGAGCCTTTTCAAAACATAGAATAA
- a CDS encoding ribonuclease HII has translation MTIKEIKELLNNGVSEEEFAALKNDPRSGVQKLLTTYKRKQELLLKKKEQFLSRFQYERRFWKNSQLVAGVDEVGRGPLAGPVVTAAVIIDENFDLIDVNDSKKLSPKRRLELYPKILEKAVSVGIGIKNAQVIDEINIYEADRLAMAEAVKNLDRKPDALLVDAMDVPIAIPQIKLIKGDAKSNSIAAASIVAKVFRDKLMDDYDALYPQYKFSKNAGYGTKDHLDALNKFGPTPIHRKSFEPIKSMLN, from the coding sequence ATGACAATCAAAGAAATTAAAGAATTGCTCAACAATGGTGTGAGTGAAGAAGAATTCGCGGCTTTAAAAAACGATCCTAGAAGTGGAGTCCAAAAACTTTTAACAACTTATAAAAGAAAACAGGAACTTTTACTTAAGAAAAAAGAACAATTCTTAAGTCGTTTTCAATATGAAAGAAGATTCTGGAAAAATAGTCAACTAGTGGCAGGTGTTGATGAAGTAGGGCGCGGGCCTCTTGCTGGCCCAGTAGTTACTGCGGCTGTCATTATTGATGAAAATTTTGATTTGATCGATGTTAATGATTCTAAAAAGCTGTCCCCAAAAAGAAGGCTTGAACTTTATCCTAAAATTCTAGAAAAAGCTGTCAGTGTAGGAATTGGCATTAAAAATGCTCAAGTCATTGATGAAATTAATATTTATGAAGCCGATCGCTTGGCCATGGCAGAAGCTGTTAAAAATTTAGATCGAAAACCAGATGCTCTGCTCGTTGATGCAATGGATGTTCCCATAGCTATTCCTCAAATTAAGTTGATCAAAGGTGATGCAAAATCAAACTCCATTGCAGCTGCTTCGATTGTAGCTAAAGTATTTAGAGATAAATTGATGGACGATTATGATGCTCTATATCCTCAATACAAGTTTAGTAAAAATGCAGGATATGGGACTAAAGATCATCTGGATGCTCTTAATAAATTTGGTCCTACTCCGATTCATCGTAAAAGCTTTGAACCAATAAAAAGCATGCTCAACTAA
- the topA gene encoding type I DNA topoisomerase: MPTTKKKTKSKKKKKTLVIVESPAKAKTIEKYLGSNYHVIASKGHIRDLPKSQMGIDFDNNYKPKYISIRGKGDTIKELKSEAKKAKDVYLASDPDREGEAIAWHVAHALNLDENAKNRVTFNEVTKDAVKESFKHPRTIDMDTVNAQQARRVLDRIVGYSLSPILWAKVKKGLSAGRVQSVALKLVIDREKEIKNFKPKEYWTIDADFEKDKKLFKSSFYGIDGKKKELPNNEAVQEVLSKIDKKKDFEVEKVVTRQRRRQPPAPFTTSTMQQEANKRLGYRTRRTMSIAQQLYEGISLGKQGTVGLITYMRTDSKRTSPVAQAEASKFLHENYGAEYAAKSQRHFKNQEDAQDAHEAIRPTSVYRTPESLKKVLTTEQYRLYKLIWSRFLASEMTAAVYDTVRADIVQNGVIFRTTGSKLNFAGFTKVYDNQQEKNVELPDLNEGDKVKMEKSDNKQHFTLPPARYTEASLVRALEENGVGRPSTYAPTIDTIQRRYYVKLEGRSIVPTELGEIVDSLIEEFFPDITDVDYTATLENELDGVEDGKKDWVKVIDEYYHPFKKELTTADKEIEKIQIKDEPAGFNCDICGAPMVIKMGKYGKFYACSRFPDCRNTKPIVKKIGVTCPKCGKGEVVEKKSKKNRKFYGCSRYPDCDFVSWDQPISRNCPNDGHFLVQKKTKKGLVVLCPNGDYREDPQEEK; the protein is encoded by the coding sequence ATGCCTACTACTAAAAAGAAAACAAAATCTAAAAAGAAGAAAAAAACACTTGTAATTGTAGAATCGCCAGCAAAGGCTAAAACTATTGAAAAGTATTTGGGAAGTAATTATCATGTAATTGCTTCAAAGGGCCATATTCGTGATCTCCCTAAATCACAAATGGGAATAGATTTTGATAATAATTATAAGCCAAAATATATTTCTATCCGTGGTAAAGGGGATACAATCAAGGAACTTAAGAGTGAAGCTAAGAAGGCTAAAGATGTTTATTTGGCCTCTGACCCGGATCGTGAAGGTGAAGCGATCGCTTGGCACGTTGCACATGCTCTAAACCTAGACGAAAATGCTAAAAATCGAGTAACCTTTAACGAAGTTACTAAAGATGCAGTGAAAGAAAGTTTTAAGCATCCCCGTACCATTGATATGGATACAGTTAATGCACAACAAGCACGTCGTGTATTAGATAGAATAGTAGGTTACTCGCTTTCTCCAATCTTATGGGCAAAAGTCAAAAAAGGACTTAGTGCGGGTCGTGTTCAATCAGTTGCTCTTAAATTAGTAATTGATCGTGAAAAAGAGATCAAAAACTTTAAACCCAAAGAATACTGGACGATTGATGCAGACTTTGAAAAAGACAAGAAGCTGTTTAAATCTAGTTTTTATGGCATAGATGGTAAAAAGAAAGAATTGCCAAACAATGAAGCAGTTCAAGAAGTTTTATCAAAAATCGATAAAAAGAAAGATTTTGAAGTTGAGAAAGTCGTTACAAGACAACGGCGTCGCCAGCCACCTGCACCATTTACTACTTCTACTATGCAACAAGAGGCTAATAAGCGACTGGGATACAGAACTAGAAGAACCATGAGTATTGCTCAGCAACTTTATGAAGGAATTAGTTTGGGAAAGCAAGGAACTGTAGGGTTAATTACCTATATGAGAACTGACTCTAAACGTACCTCTCCAGTTGCTCAAGCAGAAGCTTCTAAGTTCTTGCATGAAAACTATGGTGCAGAATATGCTGCTAAAAGCCAACGCCATTTTAAGAACCAAGAAGATGCTCAAGATGCCCATGAAGCTATTCGTCCAACTAGTGTCTATCGTACACCAGAATCTTTGAAGAAAGTTTTGACTACTGAGCAATATCGTTTGTATAAGCTGATCTGGTCAAGATTTTTAGCTAGTGAAATGACGGCAGCTGTGTATGATACTGTACGAGCAGATATTGTTCAAAATGGGGTAATCTTTAGAACAACTGGTTCTAAATTGAATTTTGCTGGTTTTACTAAAGTTTATGATAATCAACAAGAAAAGAACGTTGAATTACCTGATTTAAATGAAGGCGACAAAGTTAAGATGGAAAAATCCGATAATAAGCAACACTTTACTTTGCCACCGGCTCGCTATACTGAAGCTAGTCTTGTTAGAGCACTAGAAGAAAATGGAGTAGGGCGCCCATCAACCTATGCGCCAACTATTGATACTATTCAACGACGTTATTATGTTAAACTTGAAGGACGTTCAATTGTCCCAACCGAACTTGGAGAAATTGTCGATAGCTTAATTGAAGAATTTTTCCCAGATATTACTGATGTTGACTATACTGCCACTCTAGAAAATGAACTAGATGGAGTTGAAGACGGGAAAAAGGATTGGGTAAAAGTTATTGATGAATATTACCATCCCTTTAAAAAGGAATTAACTACAGCTGATAAAGAAATTGAAAAGATTCAAATTAAAGATGAACCAGCTGGATTCAATTGTGATATTTGTGGGGCACCAATGGTAATTAAGATGGGAAAGTATGGTAAGTTTTATGCTTGTTCTAGATTCCCGGATTGTCGCAACACTAAGCCGATCGTTAAGAAAATCGGTGTCACTTGTCCTAAATGTGGTAAGGGCGAAGTAGTGGAAAAGAAGTCTAAAAAGAATCGTAAATTCTATGGCTGTTCTCGGTATCCCGACTGTGATTTTGTTTCATGGGATCAACCAATCAGTCGAAATTGTCCAAATGACGGTCACTTTCTAGTTCAAAAGAAGACGAAAAAAGGATTAGTTGTTCTTTGTCCAAATGGTGACTATCGTGAGGATCCACAAGAAGAAAAATAA